Genomic segment of Kibdelosporangium phytohabitans:
CGGGATCGGGTCGCTCGTTCTCGGCGGGTTCCTGGCGTGGCTGGCGGCCAACAGCGTGCTGCGGCCCGTTCGTGAGCTGGACGCTGCCGCGCGCAGGCTGGGCGAAGGCGATCTGACGACCAGGGTGCAGGTGCGCGGCACCGATGAGCTCGCGGGCGTCGCGCAAACGTTCAACACCACGGCGGCCGCGTTGGAGAAGCAGGTCGCGGACGCCCGGCGGTTCGTCGCGGACGTGTCCCACGAACTGCGCACACCTCTCGCCGCGATGACAGCGGTGACGGACGTGCTCGACGAGGAAGCGCCGCACCTGACCGAGCACGCGGGCAAGGCGGCCAGCCTGGTCAGCCAGGGCACCCGTGACCTGACCCGGCTGGTCAACGACCTGATGGAGGTCAGCAGGTTCGACTCGGGCACGGCCACCCTGGCGGTGGAGGACGTCGACGTGGCCGAGGCGATCACCGCGACACTGCGTGCCCGCCGCTGGTCCGACGTGGTCACCGCGTTCGAGCCGGTGACCACGCGGCTCGACCCGCGACGGCTCGACGTGGTCGTGGCGAACCTGGTCGGCAACGCGTTGAAACACGGGTCAGCGCCGGTGTCGGTGGCGCTGCGCGGCGAGCCCGGCTGGGTGGTCGTCGAGGTCGCCGACCGCGGTCCGGGCCTGGATCCGCAGGTGCTGCCGCAGGTGTTCGACCGGTTCTACAAGGCGGACACGGCACGGACCCGGTCCGAGGGCAGCGGGCTCGGCCTGGCGATCGCGTGGGAGAACGCCAGACTGCACAACGGCACGATCACGGCTGGCAACCGGCCGGACGGTGGTGCGGTGTTCACGCTTCGGCTGCCTTCGGGAGGTTCACGGTGAAACGTGCCCTGGTGATGGTCGCGTTGCTGCTCGCGGGGTGTGGTGTGCAACCAACCGCGCCGATCGGCGGGTCGCGTGCGACGGGAGCCGTGATCTACCTGGTGCAGGACGGCGAGGTCACGCCGGTGCTGCGTCCCACGCGGCACGAGTCCAGCAAGCTGTCCGCGCTGGAACTCCTGGCTGAGGGAGCCACGCCAGGCGGCCTCTACACCACTGAGGTCCCTCGGGAACTGGGGCCGCGGAGCGTCGACGGCGTCACGGTCACCGTCACAGCCGACGTCGCCGCTCTGTCCACAGTGGCCGTGACGCAGATCGTGTGCACAGCCGCGATCCCCCAGCCTGTCACGCTGAGAGGCGGCGGACAGACCAGGGGACCGTTGAGCTGCCCTGTCTAGTCAGGCAGCAGACAGCCCGGTTTCCTCAGGTCGAGGCGGTTGCCGGGCTGGACGCACGTGGTGATCCAGTACGTCTGCGTGGCGTACCCGGCGCCCTTGCGGGCCGAGATGGCGCCGGAGCGGTCCATTTCGCACGGGTTGTTCTCCGTGCACTGACCGCCTTCGCGGTTGCTCGTGTTGTGGATGCCGACCACCTGACCGCCGGACACGACCGGTGATCCGGACACTCCCGGGCCGGGTTCGCACGCGGAGTCGTATCGGATCACGTCCTTGGTCACGTAGGTCGCTTCGAGGACGCGGTAGGCGAAGCCGTCGAGCTCACAGGGCAGGACCTTCGCCCAGCCGGACGACACGATCTCGACGTCCGCGCCCCGTTTGGGCCGCTCTGCCGACAAGGTCATGGGCCGTACGTGGTACTGCCTGTCGAGTTGGGCGTAGGACTCGCGCAGCCGGTACAGCGCGATGTCCGTGCCGGTCATCGTCACGTACATCGCTTTGGCCGTGCGGAGTGTGGCCACTGTCGCGCCCTTGCCGTCCAGCAGATTGATCAGGCGGTTGGACGGTTGGTCGACGAGCACTTCGTCCGGGATGACGCTTTGTCCTTCGTAGCAGTGCCCGTTGGTGAGCACCAAGGCTGGGTCGTGCGCCGAGGAACCCGGTGCCCGGACCAGGGAGCCTGAGCACCCTCCGATGAGGACAGTCCCGGCCAGGTCGGTGGCCGCTGCGGCGGGAGTGGCCAGTGCGACGAAGGACAACGCGGTCGCGGTGAGGATTCGCTTGATCATGACAGTCCCTCGCACGATCCGTTGTCGGTGCGGCCGGTCCGGAAGAACTCGACGACCTTGGCGCCGCACGGGATCCGGCGGATGGATCCGTGGACGTCGTCGTCGACGGTGAGCAACGCACCGCCGATCTTGGCCTGCATCCGCTGCGCCCACACGTACGGTGTGTCGTTCTCGTAGCGGTGGCCGGACAGTTGCAACGTGCTCGTGCCCTTGGTGAGCTGCCACGGTCTGGCTGGGATCGGCCACTTCGGGCACTGGAAGCTCATCTGCAGCAGGCCGCCGGCCGCCGGGTACTGCTGGACGCGCTGCTGGCGTTGTGCCCAGATCTCGGCGAAGTCCCGGCCTCCCGTGCCGTCGTTGCAGAACATCGCGCGGTTGTTCACGAAGTTGAACGCGAACCCGTTGAAGTCGCCGAACTGCGGCCTCGTCGAAGGTTTCACCGCCGAGGCCGCCATCCGCGCTTCGGTGTTCTCCGACAAGGTCGCCAGTTCCCGTGCCGAGTAGGCGTAACCGGACGGCGAGGGGGTGGCGAGGCTGCCGACCATCACGCCGGTGACTTCGCCGCGTGGCTTGGCGTCCAGTTCGGCGCGCAGGGCCAGCACGGTTTTGCGGACCTCCGCGCTGGTCCTGCCCAGGTGGTACTCGTGGTCGCGGTCAGCCAGCCATTTCGTGAACGGCTCGAACCTGGCCTCCGCGACCGCCGCGGCGTCGGTGTCCATCGCCGGCATGTCCATCACGGGTGGCATCACGGATTCGAGCCACATCCGGTCCACGTGCCGGTCGAACAGCGACCGGTAGACCGCGCCGACAGCGGTGCCGAACGACACGCCGTAGAAGCTGATCTTCTGCTCCCCCAACGCCTGGCGGATCATGTCGACGTCACGCGCGGTGTTCTCGGTGGTCAGGTTGGCGGCGAATTCGGGATCGTCGTCGGAGCACGCGGCGTTCCACGTGGCCTCAGCGTCGAACGACGCCCTGGCGTTGGTCTGCGCGTCACTGGGTGGCGGGAGCGGGTCGTAGTCCTGGTCGCAGAACTGTGCGTCGCTGAAGCCGACGCCTCTGGGGTCGAAGCCGATCAGGTCGTGGTTGTCGGCGACGCCACCGATGGTGCTGGTCCTGAGGTCACGGGGGTAGGAGATGGCTGTGGCACCGGGGCCGCCGGGGTTGGCCAGCAGGACTCCGCGCCGCTGCCCCTTGGCTTTCAGCCTGCTGACCGCGATCTTGAGCGTGCGGCCGCCGGGTTTGGCGTAGTCCAGGGGAACTGTGACGAAGGTGCACTCCGTGTCACCTTTGTCGTCGGGGAAGACCTCCTTCCAGCGGTCCAGCGTTTCGGTACAGGGCTTCCACTCAGGCGCGGCGGCCTGGGCGGGTGTGGCCGAAATCCCGGTGGCGACCAGGACGATCGCCACCATCGCTGCTGTTCTGTTCACCCGGTCGAACCTGGCAGAGCCGTGTCAGCCTGCCGTCATGGTCGTGTAACAGGTGATCACGCGATCGCAATGCGTACCGCGGCGACGAGGCCGAGCACGCCGATGACGTAGCGCAGCGGCGCGGGCGGGATCTTGCGGGACAGGTAGGCGCCCACCGGGCCCGCGATCATCGTGGCGGCACCGAAAACGAGCGTCTCCGGCCACGGCACGGGAGCGATGAAGCAGAACAGCACACCGGCCACGCCGTTGGCGATCCCCTGCAGCACGACCTTGACGGCGTTGAGCTCGTGCGTGGTTCCCTTGGCGAACAGGCCGAGCACGGCGAAGAAGATCACACCGATGCCGGTGCCGAAGTAGCCGCCGTAGACCGACGTGGTGAAGATGACGGACTTGAGCGGGCCGCGGTGCTTCTGCGCCGACCGCAGCCGCTTGGCCACGAGTGGCTGCACGAGAACCAGGAGCGCGCCGAGGCCGAGCAGCGCGGGCACGAGGTAGGTGAAGACTTTCTCCGGCAACGCGAACAGCACGAGCCCGCCGATCAGCGAGCCGATCGCGGCGGGCAGGGCGATCCGCCGCAGCAGCGGTTTCTGGACCGCCAGTTCACGGCGGAAGCCGATCGTCGAGGCGAAGTTGCCTGGCACGACGCCGATGCAGTTGGCGACGTTGGCCTGGAGCGGGGTCAGTCCGAGGGCGAGGAAGACCGGGAACGTCAGCAGCGCGCCCGCACCGGCGATCGCGTTGATCACGCCGGCAGCCAGCCCGGTCACCGCGACGAGTAGCAAATCCACGATCATCACTGTCCGCCACCAGCACTCATGCGTCCAATGACCGTAATAGATGGGATTGATGCGTATCATGCATCAATGTGGAGATCGACCAGCTCAGATGGTTCGTGACGGTCGCCGAAGGCCGCACCGTGACCGCCGCAGCGGCCGAGTTGCACGTGTCACAGTCCGCGTTGTCGCGCGGGCTCTCGCGGCTTGAGCAGGAGGTCGGCACTCCCCTGTTCGACCGCGTCGGCCGCGTGCTGCGGCTCAACAGCAACGGGCAGACGTTGCTGGACGCGGCGAAGCGCGCGTTGAAGTCGATCGACGGCGCGGTCAGGACGATCGGCACGGCCGCGGATCCGACGGTCGGCACGGTCCGGTTCGCGTTCCTCAACACGCTCGGCAACGAGTTCGTGCCGACGTTGCTCAGCGGCTTCCGCGCCCTCTACCCGGAAGTCGAGTTCCTGCTGCGGCAGGGCGGAACCACGCGCAACGAGCGGTACCTGCTCGACGGCGAGGTCGATGTGGTGCTGTCCGCGCGACCGTCCGACCAGCCGGGCGTCACGTGGCGGCCGATCGTCGAGGAGCCGCTCACGCTCGTGGTCCCGACTGGGCACCGGCTCGCGCGGCGTCGCACGGTCCGGCTGGCCGACGTCGAGAACGAGCCGTTCGTGACGTTCGCCGACGGGTTCGGCCTGCGCCTGATCACCGAACGGCTGTGCCACCAGGCCGGGTTCGCCCCGCGGATCGCGTTCGAAGGCGAGGAGCCGTTCACGTTGCGCGGGCTGGTCGGCGCGGGCTGCGGCGTGGCGCTGCTGCCGCCCGCCCCCGGTCCCCTGCCGGACATCGTGGAGCTGCGGATCTCGGAGCCGCTGTGCGCCAGGACGATCGGGATCGGGTGGTGCCCGGAGCACTACGCACCGGCGGTGGTGGAGGCGTTCCGGGAGTACGTGCTCACCGAGGCGCGCCCGTCGGCCGCGTGGTCACGGTTCCGAACGGACCAGGGTCGTCACGATCCTGCGGACGGCTGACGCCTGCGGTGTTGTCGCGCGGTCGGCGTACAGCATGTGTGTCGACCCGATGAGCATCGCGGCGAGGGTTTCGACGTCCGCGTCCGCGGGGACGCGGCCGAGGCGCTGTTCGTCGGCGAGGTAGGCGCCGAGCATGATCGCGCCTTCGGTGAGCACCGGGACGCCCGCGGGCCAGGCGTCCCGCAGTCTCGTGCGCAGTTCGTCCCGGAAGGTCACCAGGGCGACGACCGCGACGGCGACCGATTCGAACAACGAGATCAACGCGCCGGTCAGGTGATCGACGACGTTTCCTGTCCCGACGCGACCGCGCAGGGCGGCGGCTTGGGCGTCCATCTGTTCGACGCGGTCGAGGACATACTCGGCGAGGAACGCGTCGAAGTCGTCGAAGTGCTTGTGCAGGACGCCCTTGGCGCAGCCCGCCTCGGTGGTGACCGCGCGGCTGGTCAGGGCACTGGGACCGGCGCTCAGCAGGATGCGGTCGGCGGCTGCGAAGAGCTGGGCGCGCACGTCACGGATGCTCACGCCGGTCGGCACCGAAGGTCCTCCGTTGTCGAGTGGGCACTTGCCCACTATGGTGGGCGCATGCCCACTCTACCGACCGAACCCCATCGCATCAGGGAAGTGGCCGAGTCGTTCGGCACCGACGCGCAACGCTACGACCGGACGCGACCGCGCTACCCCCAGCCGCTGATCGACCGGATCACCGCCACGGCACCCGGCCGCGACGTGCTCGACGTCGGCACCGGAACCGGCATCGCGGCCCGGCAGCTGCAGGCAGCCGGGTGCACAGTACTCGGCGTGGAGCCCGACGCCAGGATGGCCGAGCACGCGCGTGCACAGGGACTCGAGGTCGAAGTGTCGACCATCGAGGAATGGGACGCCGGGGAACGGACCTTCGACGCGATCACGGCCGCGCAGTGCTGGCACTGGGTCGACCCGGACGCCGGAGCGGCCAAGGCCGCCCGACTGCTGCGACCCGGTGGGCTGCTGGCCGCGTTCTGGAACACCGACGAACCGCCGGCCGAACTGGCCGGCCCGTTCCTCACGATCTTCCGCGAGGTCGCGCCTGACTCACCGACCGCACAGCTCACCAACAAGGACAAGCCGTACCAGACGATGTCGGACCGCACAGCGGACGGGATCCACCGGACCGGGCAGTTCCAGGCGGTCGAGTACTGGCGGTTCGAGTGGCAGCGCGACTACACCCGGGCCGAGTGGCTCGACCGGCTGCCCACCCACGGCGGCATGAGCCTGCTCCCACCCGACGCCCTGGCCACGCTGCTGGAACGCACCGGCGCCGCGATCGACGCTGTCGGCGGCACGTTCACCATGCGCTTCACCACGGTCGCGGTCACCGCCGCGCGGAGCTGAACCGGGCGTCCGCCTCGGCCTCGGTCAGCCCGAAATCCGCCAGGTCGTAGCGGTGCGAGCGGCGCCGATCGCCCGAACTGTGCACAGCCGCCATCGCCGCACGCACCTCGCCGGACACGGCCAAGCCGAAATGGCGGTAGATGTCCGTGACGACACCGAGCGGATCGGCCACGAGATCCGCGTATTCCACGTCGTAGAACTGCGCGGGATCGTGTTTCGCCCGATCGGTGTTGAATTTCTCCAGGCCACGTGCCCACAGTTCCAGCTGGGAACGGCCGATGACCGGACCCCGGAAAACCGTCGACCACCCGTCCGTGGCCTGTTCGGCGAGGCTGCACATCGACGCGATGATCGTGCGCGGCGCCCGGTGCGTCTGGATCACCAGCGCGTCGGGATAGGCGTCCATCAGCGCGTCGAGAGCGAACAGGTGACTGGGGTTCTTGAGCACCCAGCGGCGACCCGCGTCCGGCATGCCGATCAGCTGGAGGTTGCGGCGATGCCGGTGGTACGCGGCCGTCCAGTCCTGCCCGGCCAGCCAGTCCGAATACGTCGGCACGTAGGCAAGACACTCGAAGGAGACGGACAACATGGACTGACGCAACAGCCGCCAGCACTCCTCGGCCATGTCCGCGGTGATGTAGTGCAGGCCCATGAACTCGGGGTGTTCGACGTGGTGCTGTTCGTACCCGGCCTGGATCCGTTGGTACATCGGATTGTCGCCCCACGTCTCGCGGGGCGGGCGTGGCTGCGGCAGGTCGGTGAGCCACAGTTCGAGCCCTTGGTGCGCCGGGTCCTCGGTCAGCAACCGGTGCAGCGCCGTGGTTCCGGTGCGCGGCAGGCCGGTCACGAAGATCGGCCGCTCGATCGGGACCGCCGCGTGCTCCGGATGGGCTTTCCACGCCGTCTCGCTGAGCAGCCGGGCCACCAGCGCCGAGCGCAGGCCGGCGCGCTGCACCCGCAGCCCGAACTCCGTCAGCCCCGCCTCCCGGTGGTAGGAGTCCACCAGCACCGACAAGCCGTCCAGGTAGTCCTGGTCGCCGAAGTCGGTCAGGCCGGTGATCTTCGTGGCCGACGCGTGCAACGACTCGATGTCCACGCTTGGCTCCTAGTGGTGGTATTCGCCGCCGTTGACGTCGAGGCACTGGCCGGTGACCGCGCGGGCCAGGTCCGATGCGAGGAAGACGATCGTGTCGGCGACCTCGTCGGGCTCGGGCAGCTTGCGCAGGTCGATGCCGGCCGCCACCTCGTCGTAGACCTCCTGCGGGCTGATCCCGCGTTGCTTGGCGAGGTAGTCGAAGTAGTACTTCACGTTGCCGGCCCAGATGTAGCCGGGCGCGATGGTGTTGACCCGCACGCCCTTGGGGCCCAGTTCGGTGGACAGGCTCTGCGCCATCGACAGCAGCGCGGACTTGGTCATCTTGTACGGGCCGAAGGCAGGTTTGGAGTGGCGGATCACCATCGAGCTGACCATCACGATCGAGCCGCGGCTGGCCTCCAGCATGGGGCGGAACAGGTTCGTCAGCCGCAGCGCGCCGAGGACGTTGGTCTCGAAGCCCTGCCGGATCCCGTCGAACGGGACACCGTCGAGGTCACCCATGGGCGGGACGGCGAAGGCGTTGTTCACCAACGTGTCCACGCGCCCGAACGACTCCATCGCGGTCTCGGCCAGGCGAACCGCGTCCTGTTCGGAGGCGATGTCGGCCGGCACGGTGACCGCGCGCCGCCCGAGGCCGGTGACCTCCTTGGCCACCTCGGCCAGCCGGGACTCCGTGCGGGCCGCGAGCACGATGTCCGCGCCCTGTCGCGCGCACCGCAGCGCGATCGACCTGCCCAGTCCCGGCCCGATCCCCGAGACCACGACGACCTTGTCCTGCAACAACATCAGCCCACCATTCTCCTCGCGACCGCCGCCTGACGGGCGGCGATGCGTTCGGCGTACTGCTCGGGGGTGATCCGGGCCTGCTCGTGGAACGGCAGCCGTTGCGCCAGTTCGGCGAACGGGACGACCTCGACCTCAGGGCCGTCCTCGGGTTTCAGGTCACGCGAGAGCCGTTGCCACCGGATCTGCAGGTAGCCCCGGGAATGCCCGGTGCGTTCGATCCAGTTCGCCAGGCCAGGGTCGCGTTCGCTGATCACGTACCTGATCCGGCCGTCCGGGTCGGCGACGGCCTGGTCGGCGGTCAGGCTGGTCTGGTGGTTGATGTAGTCCAGCGAGACGTACCACATGCTGCCCAGCTGGAACCCGTGGTACGGCGCATGCGACACGGGCACCGTCACGATCATCACCTCGTCGTCGGCGAGGTCGTAGTGCCCGACGGAGGAGAACTGGGTGGTCAGCCCGCCCGGGGTGGAGCGGGGTTCGGTCATCGTGTTCACCGGGAGGTTCAGGTAGAACCACCTCGGGAAGGCCAGGAACGTCTTCAGCCTGCTGGTGAGCATCTTGCCCGCCGCCGCGTACCGCTTGGCGATCAGGTCACGGGTGAGCGCGGGCGGTGCCGTCGAGGTGGTGCCGGCGCGCCGGATGGTGATCGTGCCGCGCTGTTCGGCCGTCCAGTCGCTGTAGACCTCACGCACGACCAGCATCGCCGAGCCCGCGCCGAGGGTGAAGTAGTTCGGCCCGGCTTGGCCGGGCCCGAACCGGATCTCGAACGTGCCGTCATCGGCGATGTCGAACGCGCGGTCGTCGAACGCCGTGAGGCTGTCGGGTACGTCCACCGGGGAGTAGTCGCCGTTGAGCACCTGGAAGCTGAGGTCGGCCGTGCTGCCGCGCCTGCCGGTCACGACGTACTCCGCGTCCGCCCTGATGTTGGCGTGGAAGTACAGCGTGTCCGGGTTGTCCAGGCCCATCTTGGTGCAGGGCCCGGTGGACTGGACGAAGTAGGGGAAGTCGCGGTCGTAGGCCCACGCCATCTGCAACGAGGCCCTGATGTTGCCCGCGAGGTAGTCGTAGCCCTCGGTCAGGTCCTGCTCGGTACGCACGTGCGGCGCTTCGGCGACGATCTTCTCGGCGTCGGCGATCGCGGCGGCGAAGGACTCGGTGAACACCCGATCAGACTAGAACGCGTTCTAACTCTTGGTCAAACGCCTGCCAGGAACCGCATGCTGGGCAGATCATCCATGGACACCGTCACCTCGTAGATCCGGTTGTAGGTGATGTGCCGGATCCGCCAGCCATCCCCTGGTGAGCGGACGTACTCCTCCTCGTAGTAGGCGGCACCCTTGATCACCAGCCTGCGTTCCGTGACGATCACGGTGTCCTGGAACGCCCACGTGCCGGTGGCCGCGTCGCCGTCGACGTCGATCTCCGGCTGACCGCAGAAGTGGAACGTGACGATCCGGTCGCCGCCGAGGTTCTGGCGCATGAACTCCAGGATCGCGGCACGCCCGGTGAGCACGAGCGGCTCGCCCATCGCCCGTGTGCCGTAGTCGGCGACCGCGTCCTCGGCCAGCGCGGCCTCCAGCACGTCCCAGCGCTTCTGGTCGACCGCGCGCAGGTACCGGTGCTTGAGCCGCTTGATCTCCTCGACCTCGACCACATCCGTTTCAGTCATGCCTGAAGTGAACACTCCGGCGATTGACCAGCGCAATAACCTGTTCTAGTTTCTGACCGTGAGCACCGCCTACGAGCTGACCACGCAGCGCGCACTGGAAGCGGAGTCCGTGCACGTGCTGCGTGAGGTCGCGGCCACGTTCGAACGGCCGGTGCTGCTGTTCTCCGGCGGCAAGGACTCCGTGGTGATGCTGCACCTGGCGATGAAGGCGTTCTGGCCCGCGCCGCCGCCGTTCCCGGTGATGCACGTGGACACCGGCCACAACTTCGACGAGGTCATCGAATTCCGTGACCGCGCGGTCGAGTCGGCGGGCGTGCGGCTGGTGGTCGCTCGCGTCCAGGACGACATCGACGCCGGCCGCGTGACCGAGGAAACCGGGCCACGTGCCAGCCGCAACCGCCTGCAGACCACGACTTTGCTGAGGGCCATCGCGGAGAACCGGTTCGACGCCGTCTTCGGCGGGGCCCGCCGGGACGAGGAGAAGGCCCGCGCCAAGGAGCGGGTGTTCAGCTTCCGCGACGAGTACGGCCAGTGGGATCCCCGCAACCAGCGGCCCGAGCTGTGGAACGTCTACAACGGACGGCACAGGCGCGGCGAGCACATCAGGGTGTTCCCGTTGTCCAACTGGACCGAACTCGACATCTGGCAGTACATCAGCCAGGAAGGCATCGAGCTGCCGTCGATCTACTACGCACACCGGCGTGAGGTCGTGCAGCGCGACGGAATGCTCCTGGCACACACCAGGTTCGTGACGTTGCTGCCCGGCGAGGAGCCTTTCAGCGCGTCGGTGCGGTTCCGCACGGTCGGCGACGCGACCTGCACGGGCTGCGTCGAATCCACCGCGGCGACCGCGGCGGAAGTCGTCACCGAGGTCGCCGCCACCCGGGTCACCGAACGCGGCGCGACCAGGGCCGACGACCGGATCTCCGAGGCAGGCATGGAGGACCGCAAGAAGGAAGGCTACTTCTGATGCCGCACCTGCTCCGCCTGGCCACCGCGGGCAGCGTCGACGACGGCAAGTCCACGTTGATCGGACGGCTGCTGTTCGACTCGAAGACCATCTTCGAAGACCAGCTGGCCGCGCTCGAACAGAGCAGCAGGGACCGCGGCGAGGACTCGCCGAACCTGGCACTGCTGACCGACGGGCTGCGCGCGGAACGCGAACAGGGCATCACGATCGACGTGGCGTACCGCTACTTCGCCACCCCCAAGCGGAAGTTCATCATCGCCGACACACCCGGCCACATCCAGTACACGCGCAACATGGTCACCGGGGCGTCCACCGCGGACCTCGCGCTGGTCCTCGTCGACGCGCGCAAAGGCATACTGGAACAGTCCCGCAGGCACGCGTTCCTGGCCAGCCTGCTGGGCATCCCGCACATCGTGGTGTGCGTGAACAAGATGGACCTGGCCGGCTGGTCACGTGAACGCTTCGAGGAGATCCGCGAGGAATTCCGGCAGTTCTCGATGAAGCTGTCCGCGCCGGACCTGACGTTCATCCCGGTGTCGGCACTGCACGGCGACAACATCGTGCACCGCAGCGCGTCGATGCCCTGGTACGAGGGCACTTCCCTGCTGCACCATCTGGAAGAGGTGCACATCAGCTCCGACCGCAACCTGATCGACGCCCGGTTCCCGGTGCAGTACGTCATCCGCCACAAGGACTTCCGCGGGTACGCCGGAACGGTCGCCGGTGGCGTGTTCAAGCCGGGCGACGAGGTGCTCGTGCTGCCGTCCGGGTTCACCACGACCGTCAGCGCGATCTGGGGCCCCGGCGGGCAGCCGGTGACCGAGGCGTTCCCGCCGCAGGCGGTGACGCTGCAACTGGCCGACGAACTGGACGTCGGCCGTGGCGAGCTGATCTGCCGCCCGAACAACCGCCCGCACATCGGCCACGACGTCGACGCGATGGTTTGCTGGCTGACCGAACACGGTGAGCTGCGCAAGGACGCCAAATACACCGTCATCAACACCACGCGCGCCACCAGGGCCGCCGTCACGTCGTTGGACTACCGGCTGGACATCACCACGCTGCATCGCGACGAGACTGCGGAGTCCTTGTCGCTCAACGAGATCGGCCGGGTCAAGCTGCGCACCAGACAGCCGTTGCTGTTCGACGCGTACCGGCGCAACCGGGCGTGCGGCAGTTTCATCCTGGTCGACGACACCACCAACAACACTGTCGCCGCGGGCATGATCACCGGGCCGGCCCAGTCCGTGGTCTGGCACTCCACCGCGGTCCAGCGCGCCGAGCGCGGCACGACCGGCTGCACGGTCTGGCTGACCGGGTTGTCGGCGTCCGGGAAGTCGACCGTGGCCGTGGAGCTGGAACGCCGACTGGTGGCGTCCGGCCGTCCGGCTTATCTTCTCGATGGGGACAACCTGCGCCACGGGTTGACCGCCGACCTGGGATTCAGTGCGGCCGACCGGGCCGAGAACGTCCGCCGGGTCGGCGAGGTCGCACGCCTGTTCGCCGACGCGGGCGTGGTCGCGGTCGTGTCGCTGATCAGCCCGTACCGGGCCGATCGCGAGCGGGTTCGCGCGGCGCACGAACAGGCAGGACTGCCGTTCCTCGAGATCTTCGTGGACACTCCGATCGCCACGTGCGAGGCGCGCGATCCCAAGGGGATGTACGCCAAGGCCAGGGCGGGCGAGATCACCGGGTTCACCGGCGTCGACGCCCCTTACGAACGACCGTCGGCGCCCGAGCTGGTACTGCGTCCGGAGCAGGGCGACCCCGCAAGGATGGCGGGCATGATCCTCGCCTCGATGGACCAGTCGTCACTGACCCGGATGGACTAGTCGCGGGACCGGCGCCCCGGCGGAGTACACACGTTTGCCGTATCGACTTGCTACGGGTGAGTGAACGCGGTTTCGCGCGACGGCACTTTCGGTTCAATTGACAGCCGCCCCGACGGGGAAAGCGTGAATCGTCCCATGATTCTTTTCCCCTGTCCGGCAAGCCTTTTGGGTGACTGCGCGTGCTCGAAACGTGGTGCTAG
This window contains:
- a CDS encoding sulfotransferase family protein produces the protein MDIESLHASATKITGLTDFGDQDYLDGLSVLVDSYHREAGLTEFGLRVQRAGLRSALVARLLSETAWKAHPEHAAVPIERPIFVTGLPRTGTTALHRLLTEDPAHQGLELWLTDLPQPRPPRETWGDNPMYQRIQAGYEQHHVEHPEFMGLHYITADMAEECWRLLRQSMLSVSFECLAYVPTYSDWLAGQDWTAAYHRHRRNLQLIGMPDAGRRWVLKNPSHLFALDALMDAYPDALVIQTHRAPRTIIASMCSLAEQATDGWSTVFRGPVIGRSQLELWARGLEKFNTDRAKHDPAQFYDVEYADLVADPLGVVTDIYRHFGLAVSGEVRAAMAAVHSSGDRRRSHRYDLADFGLTEAEADARFSSARR
- a CDS encoding SDR family oxidoreductase — its product is MLLQDKVVVVSGIGPGLGRSIALRCARQGADIVLAARTESRLAEVAKEVTGLGRRAVTVPADIASEQDAVRLAETAMESFGRVDTLVNNAFAVPPMGDLDGVPFDGIRQGFETNVLGALRLTNLFRPMLEASRGSIVMVSSMVIRHSKPAFGPYKMTKSALLSMAQSLSTELGPKGVRVNTIAPGYIWAGNVKYYFDYLAKQRGISPQEVYDEVAAGIDLRKLPEPDEVADTIVFLASDLARAVTGQCLDVNGGEYHH
- a CDS encoding nuclear transport factor 2 family protein, translating into MTETDVVEVEEIKRLKHRYLRAVDQKRWDVLEAALAEDAVADYGTRAMGEPLVLTGRAAILEFMRQNLGGDRIVTFHFCGQPEIDVDGDAATGTWAFQDTVIVTERRLVIKGAAYYEEEYVRSPGDGWRIRHITYNRIYEVTVSMDDLPSMRFLAGV
- the cysD gene encoding sulfate adenylyltransferase subunit CysD; the protein is MSTAYELTTQRALEAESVHVLREVAATFERPVLLFSGGKDSVVMLHLAMKAFWPAPPPFPVMHVDTGHNFDEVIEFRDRAVESAGVRLVVARVQDDIDAGRVTEETGPRASRNRLQTTTLLRAIAENRFDAVFGGARRDEEKARAKERVFSFRDEYGQWDPRNQRPELWNVYNGRHRRGEHIRVFPLSNWTELDIWQYISQEGIELPSIYYAHRREVVQRDGMLLAHTRFVTLLPGEEPFSASVRFRTVGDATCTGCVESTAATAAEVVTEVAATRVTERGATRADDRISEAGMEDRKKEGYF
- the cysC gene encoding adenylyl-sulfate kinase; this translates as MPHLLRLATAGSVDDGKSTLIGRLLFDSKTIFEDQLAALEQSSRDRGEDSPNLALLTDGLRAEREQGITIDVAYRYFATPKRKFIIADTPGHIQYTRNMVTGASTADLALVLVDARKGILEQSRRHAFLASLLGIPHIVVCVNKMDLAGWSRERFEEIREEFRQFSMKLSAPDLTFIPVSALHGDNIVHRSASMPWYEGTSLLHHLEEVHISSDRNLIDARFPVQYVIRHKDFRGYAGTVAGGVFKPGDEVLVLPSGFTTTVSAIWGPGGQPVTEAFPPQAVTLQLADELDVGRGELICRPNNRPHIGHDVDAMVCWLTEHGELRKDAKYTVINTTRATRAAVTSLDYRLDITTLHRDETAESLSLNEIGRVKLRTRQPLLFDAYRRNRACGSFILVDDTTNNTVAAGMITGPAQSVVWHSTAVQRAERGTTGCTVWLTGLSASGKSTVAVELERRLVASGRPAYLLDGDNLRHGLTADLGFSAADRAENVRRVGEVARLFADAGVVAVVSLISPYRADRERVRAAHEQAGLPFLEIFVDTPIATCEARDPKGMYAKARAGEITGFTGVDAPYERPSAPELVLRPEQGDPARMAGMILASMDQSSLTRMD